ACTGCACAAGAAACAGTAACGAAAGGAGGTGCAGGCAATataggaaacagaaaaaaaattgactgcggaacaaaacgacgaaagtacAATTGAAGAATGCAACATACCTCGAGAGAGATGGCCAGGTTGCTTACGAGGCATAGGTCAGCGAGCGTGAGCTTGTCGCCGGTGGCGAACTGGTCCGTCACGAGATACTGAAAGCCCTTGAGAACATTTTCTTCGAAGGCAGTGACCTCTTCGTCAGTTGGCTTCTTGTTCTCCCAGAAGCGTGGACGCTGGAAATGAAATGCGTGTGAATGATAAACGAATCAAAGCCGCGTAAATTAGCAACAAAGATCATGATCGCATTCATACGAAAGGGGAAGCTAGAAAGCTTCAGAGGGGCAAGTAAGATTGAGAACAGCAAAAATGAGAAATCGCTGCGATAGGGAACGTTAGTATGCGCCTACTGAGCGAGATTCAGTGACGTGTTTGCTGCATAAAAAGAACTGCTCTCAACTGACAGCGGTTAACATAAAGCTAAAAAGAAGTAAACGAGATGTGTTACCCGATGACACACTTCGTTGCCGACGAAAATCGGGCACTGAAACGTGTAATGATTGTCACTAAAGTGACAGTTTTAAATCAGTAATGAGTTAAGGCCTGCGTGGACACTATCTGGGTACATTAATGAAGCGGCTCTAGTTTAGTGGCTAGGCAACTTTTCGACATTGAAttgtgttgtgaaagcactcacgAAGAACAGTAGTTGATGTGGCTGGATAGTACTGGCAACAGCGGCGAGACACTGGTCGATGCGTGCTCGCTCCTTGTAGCACTCCGGGTAGAGATCAGACTCTGGAGCATACTTCCGCAGGAGGTAGTAGGCAATGGCATTGCTGCGGCAGTAAGGTCAAGAAAATCAGCCGACGAGCAGAGTTCCACAGCTCAACGAAGGGTAATGCTGGTAGGTTTTCTACGGGAAATACTGGTGCGCAACGACGTTATGGCGAGGGTGGGAAACGAGCGGGAGGGAAGTGAAGAAATGCAAACGTAGTAAATCTGCACCCGTGCATGGGAAGACCGATTCCCGGAGCGAACAAAAGTCTGCTAGGGCGGTGGAGGAGGAAAGTGTGACGCCGACACAGACGGGCAGGAAACTCGAAGGCAGTGCCCATCTGGCGCAATTCTTTGGCCGAGTCGGCACAATAGAGGATGCATTGTGCGGGCGATCGCTTTCAAGTGAAAGAAGGCTGCTATAGTGACAAGGTCGGATAGAGTACATTCGAtcaaagacgggggggggggggaagggatgCTTGGCAGCAAGGCCAGCAGTGGAAGGGGGCTAGCGCCAAAGAGATTTGGGTTGAGTGAGCTGGGAGACTACAAAAAAGTAGCAAAAACGCGCAGGAGAAGTCTTTTTAAGTGTATTGTTACATGACAAAAATACAAGTGAAATTGTTAATAAGCATAACAGTAGAAGGTGCCGAAACAAACTAGACGCACTGATGATGGTTGGTAGAGACAGCCTAAGTGGGTAACAGAAATCTGAAAGATACAACAGAAGGAGGATAATATACTTGCCTCTCGTAGACAACGAAGCCGTCATCGACGAGGGTAGGCACCTTGTGGAATGGGTTGATCTGCAAAGGAGAAGCACGGTGTTTAGTCAAAACAATGCGGACGACTAAACTGAGCGTGAGCCGAAGAGGATATTGTTGCAAACGAGAAGTTGCGAGGCAGGGATTGTGTAACGCACACTAAAACAACAGTGTGGATaagaata
The sequence above is drawn from the Rhipicephalus microplus isolate Deutch F79 chromosome 3, USDA_Rmic, whole genome shotgun sequence genome and encodes:
- the LOC119182745 gene encoding glutathione S-transferase 4 — its product is MPAILYNLPGSPPCGFVRSLAKHLGVELTLKDVDFAKKEHLSEEYLKINPFHKVPTLVDDGFVVYESNAIAYYLLRKYAPESDLYPECYKERARIDQCLAAVASTIQPHQLLFFRPRFWENKKPTDEEVTAFEENVLKGFQYLVTDQFATGDKLTLADLCLVSNLAISLENGSVDASKFPKLAAYYERVKPELAYFEEIYRPSITYLQQRWSELK